One window from the genome of Prosthecobacter fusiformis encodes:
- the trmD gene encoding tRNA (guanosine(37)-N1)-methyltransferase TrmD, which produces MRLDVITLFPELITVPMGTSIMGRAQEKGAVTLGVHDLRDHGLGRHKQVDDTPYGGGQGMLLRPEPLFAALEKVHTEKARVILMSPAGKRFDQAAAQRLAGEEHLVFLSGHYEGMDQRVVDHWVDEELSLGDYVLTNGAIAAVIVMDAIVRLLPGVLGDDLSAVEESFGPSGLLEAPHYTKPAEYAGLRVPDILLSGNHGKIAEWRQQQALERTRRMRPDLLE; this is translated from the coding sequence GTGCGCCTGGACGTCATCACTCTTTTTCCTGAACTCATCACTGTACCGATGGGCACGAGCATCATGGGGCGGGCCCAGGAGAAGGGGGCAGTGACGCTGGGGGTGCATGATTTGAGGGATCATGGGCTGGGGCGGCACAAGCAGGTGGATGATACGCCGTATGGCGGTGGGCAAGGGATGCTGCTGAGGCCGGAGCCGCTCTTTGCTGCGCTGGAGAAGGTGCATACGGAGAAAGCGCGGGTGATTTTGATGTCGCCTGCGGGGAAGCGTTTTGATCAGGCGGCGGCGCAGCGGCTGGCGGGGGAGGAGCACCTGGTTTTCCTATCCGGTCACTATGAGGGGATGGACCAGCGGGTGGTGGACCACTGGGTGGATGAGGAGCTGAGCCTGGGGGACTATGTGCTGACGAACGGGGCGATCGCGGCGGTGATCGTGATGGATGCGATCGTGCGGCTGCTGCCCGGAGTGCTGGGGGATGATCTGAGCGCGGTGGAGGAGTCCTTTGGCCCGAGTGGTCTGCTGGAGGCGCCGCATTACACGAAACCGGCGGAGTATGCGGGGCTGCGGGTGCCGGATATTTTGCTGAGCGGGAATCACGGGAAGATCGCGGAATGGCGGCAGCAGCAGGCGCTGGAGCGAACGCGGAGGATGCGGCCGGATTTGCTGGAGTAG